In Mustelus asterias chromosome 17, sMusAst1.hap1.1, whole genome shotgun sequence, the following are encoded in one genomic region:
- the LOC144506652 gene encoding SAM domain-containing protein SAMSN-1-like isoform X2 — MIRRKPSNASDKEKCLKPKRTTSFGSFDRFRHHPHTPKSEEKADNSNGEAEQSSEAVGEQHPVKSGQNGSGLGKTMRAISKTMRKKMARKYAKALSEELCDANAEDPASQAIGEHEPEEGSLKACESMESLYSLNSGQSSSSGIASSSDAASNRDSFRLDDEVPYTGPFCGRAKVHTDFTPSPYDTDSLKLKKGDIIDIINKPTMGTWTGMLNSKVGNFKFIYVDILPNEDAIPKKLRMDRRSKQPVPDSLQDLLERIQLSDLYSTFLLNGYQNLEDLKDLKESHLIELNITDVEQRAMLLTAAQQDYDVLSEEEEKNDVLTADQPSDLKLEQAHLVECPRDSGCYATSEISDNGKEDLDLENLPEMVGRVSLDE, encoded by the exons CGCACCACCAGTTTTGGGAGCTTCGACCGATTCAGACATCATCCACACACACCAAAGTCGGAGGAGAAAGCTGACAATAGT AATGGTGAAGCTGAACAAAGCTCTGAAGCCGTTGGAGAACAGCATCCGGTAAAGTCTGGACAGAATGGGAGCGGCCTGGGGAAAACCATGCGCGCCATTTCCAAAACCATGAGGAAAAAAATGGCACGAAAATACGCCAAAGCTCTATCGGAGGAATTG TGTGATGCCAATGCAGAAGATCCTGCAAGCCAAGCGATAGGAGAACATGAACCGGAAGAAGGTTCCCTGAAAGCTTGCGAGTCTATGGAGAGTCTTTATAGTCTGAACAGTGGTCAAAGCTCATCCA GCGGCATCGCGAGCAGCTCAGATGCAGCAAGTAACCGTGACAGTTTTAGGCTGGATGACGAAGTGCCCTACACAGGCCCGTTCTGCGGTCGAGCAAAGGTTCACACAGACTTCACCCCGAGCCCCTATGATACCGACTCTCTCAAGCTCAAG AAAGGTGACATCATCGATATAATTAATAAGCCAACCATGGGCACGTGGACAGGAATGCTGAACAGCAAGGTGGGAAACTTCAAGTTCATTTACGTGGATATCCTGCCCAATGAAGACGCCATCCCAAAGAAACTGAGAATGGACAGGAGGAGCAAGCAGCCAGTCCCTGATTCCCTGCAGGATCTATTGGAAAGAATCCAATTGTCG GATCTTTATTCCACATTCCTTTTAAATGGCTACCAGAATCTGGAGGATCTCAAAGATCTCAAGGAGAGTCACCTGATCGAACTTAACATCACGGATGTAGAGCAGAGAGCAATGCTCCTGACTGCTGCTCAACAGGATTATGATG TTCTAAGTGAAGAGGAAGAAAAAAATGATGTTCTAACTGCGGACCAACCCTCTGACTTGAAGCTGGAACAAGCACACTTGGTGGAATGTCCCAGGGACTCTGGCTGTTACGCTACATCTGAAATCTCAGACAATGGCAAAGAAGACTTGGATTTGGAGAATTTGCCGGAAATGGTTGGGCGTGTTTCTCTTGATGAATAA
- the LOC144506652 gene encoding SAM domain-containing protein SAMSN-1-like isoform X3 has product MAGMDLPEGWRTTSFGSFDRFRHHPHTPKSEEKADNSNGEAEQSSEAVGEQHPVKSGQNGSGLGKTMRAISKTMRKKMARKYAKALSEELCDANAEDPASQAIGEHEPEEGSLKACESMESLYSLNSGQSSSTGGIASSSDAASNRDSFRLDDEVPYTGPFCGRAKVHTDFTPSPYDTDSLKLKKGDIIDIINKPTMGTWTGMLNSKVGNFKFIYVDILPNEDAIPKKLRMDRRSKQPVPDSLQDLLERIQLSDLYSTFLLNGYQNLEDLKDLKESHLIELNITDVEQRAMLLTAAQQDYDVLSEEEEKNDVLTADQPSDLKLEQAHLVECPRDSGCYATSEISDNGKEDLDLENLPEMVGRVSLDE; this is encoded by the exons CGCACCACCAGTTTTGGGAGCTTCGACCGATTCAGACATCATCCACACACACCAAAGTCGGAGGAGAAAGCTGACAATAGT AATGGTGAAGCTGAACAAAGCTCTGAAGCCGTTGGAGAACAGCATCCGGTAAAGTCTGGACAGAATGGGAGCGGCCTGGGGAAAACCATGCGCGCCATTTCCAAAACCATGAGGAAAAAAATGGCACGAAAATACGCCAAAGCTCTATCGGAGGAATTG TGTGATGCCAATGCAGAAGATCCTGCAAGCCAAGCGATAGGAGAACATGAACCGGAAGAAGGTTCCCTGAAAGCTTGCGAGTCTATGGAGAGTCTTTATAGTCTGAACAGTGGTCAAAGCTCATCCA CAGGCGGCATCGCGAGCAGCTCAGATGCAGCAAGTAACCGTGACAGTTTTAGGCTGGATGACGAAGTGCCCTACACAGGCCCGTTCTGCGGTCGAGCAAAGGTTCACACAGACTTCACCCCGAGCCCCTATGATACCGACTCTCTCAAGCTCAAG AAAGGTGACATCATCGATATAATTAATAAGCCAACCATGGGCACGTGGACAGGAATGCTGAACAGCAAGGTGGGAAACTTCAAGTTCATTTACGTGGATATCCTGCCCAATGAAGACGCCATCCCAAAGAAACTGAGAATGGACAGGAGGAGCAAGCAGCCAGTCCCTGATTCCCTGCAGGATCTATTGGAAAGAATCCAATTGTCG GATCTTTATTCCACATTCCTTTTAAATGGCTACCAGAATCTGGAGGATCTCAAAGATCTCAAGGAGAGTCACCTGATCGAACTTAACATCACGGATGTAGAGCAGAGAGCAATGCTCCTGACTGCTGCTCAACAGGATTATGATG TTCTAAGTGAAGAGGAAGAAAAAAATGATGTTCTAACTGCGGACCAACCCTCTGACTTGAAGCTGGAACAAGCACACTTGGTGGAATGTCCCAGGGACTCTGGCTGTTACGCTACATCTGAAATCTCAGACAATGGCAAAGAAGACTTGGATTTGGAGAATTTGCCGGAAATGGTTGGGCGTGTTTCTCTTGATGAATAA
- the LOC144506652 gene encoding SAM domain-containing protein SAMSN-1-like isoform X1 encodes MIRRKPSNASDKEKCLKPKRTTSFGSFDRFRHHPHTPKSEEKADNSNGEAEQSSEAVGEQHPVKSGQNGSGLGKTMRAISKTMRKKMARKYAKALSEELCDANAEDPASQAIGEHEPEEGSLKACESMESLYSLNSGQSSSTGGIASSSDAASNRDSFRLDDEVPYTGPFCGRAKVHTDFTPSPYDTDSLKLKKGDIIDIINKPTMGTWTGMLNSKVGNFKFIYVDILPNEDAIPKKLRMDRRSKQPVPDSLQDLLERIQLSDLYSTFLLNGYQNLEDLKDLKESHLIELNITDVEQRAMLLTAAQQDYDVLSEEEEKNDVLTADQPSDLKLEQAHLVECPRDSGCYATSEISDNGKEDLDLENLPEMVGRVSLDE; translated from the exons CGCACCACCAGTTTTGGGAGCTTCGACCGATTCAGACATCATCCACACACACCAAAGTCGGAGGAGAAAGCTGACAATAGT AATGGTGAAGCTGAACAAAGCTCTGAAGCCGTTGGAGAACAGCATCCGGTAAAGTCTGGACAGAATGGGAGCGGCCTGGGGAAAACCATGCGCGCCATTTCCAAAACCATGAGGAAAAAAATGGCACGAAAATACGCCAAAGCTCTATCGGAGGAATTG TGTGATGCCAATGCAGAAGATCCTGCAAGCCAAGCGATAGGAGAACATGAACCGGAAGAAGGTTCCCTGAAAGCTTGCGAGTCTATGGAGAGTCTTTATAGTCTGAACAGTGGTCAAAGCTCATCCA CAGGCGGCATCGCGAGCAGCTCAGATGCAGCAAGTAACCGTGACAGTTTTAGGCTGGATGACGAAGTGCCCTACACAGGCCCGTTCTGCGGTCGAGCAAAGGTTCACACAGACTTCACCCCGAGCCCCTATGATACCGACTCTCTCAAGCTCAAG AAAGGTGACATCATCGATATAATTAATAAGCCAACCATGGGCACGTGGACAGGAATGCTGAACAGCAAGGTGGGAAACTTCAAGTTCATTTACGTGGATATCCTGCCCAATGAAGACGCCATCCCAAAGAAACTGAGAATGGACAGGAGGAGCAAGCAGCCAGTCCCTGATTCCCTGCAGGATCTATTGGAAAGAATCCAATTGTCG GATCTTTATTCCACATTCCTTTTAAATGGCTACCAGAATCTGGAGGATCTCAAAGATCTCAAGGAGAGTCACCTGATCGAACTTAACATCACGGATGTAGAGCAGAGAGCAATGCTCCTGACTGCTGCTCAACAGGATTATGATG TTCTAAGTGAAGAGGAAGAAAAAAATGATGTTCTAACTGCGGACCAACCCTCTGACTTGAAGCTGGAACAAGCACACTTGGTGGAATGTCCCAGGGACTCTGGCTGTTACGCTACATCTGAAATCTCAGACAATGGCAAAGAAGACTTGGATTTGGAGAATTTGCCGGAAATGGTTGGGCGTGTTTCTCTTGATGAATAA